A region from the Colwellia sp. PAMC 21821 genome encodes:
- a CDS encoding M50 family metallopeptidase, with amino-acid sequence MPDSSDKKYRSSTDKTTKSLSHKFQFWLMFLTAVIILQLPFISIPFKWLESYFHEISHGLTALLTGGSIIQIQLFPNGAGLCTTRGGSAFFISLMGYGGAILWGSLLFYLASSHRRIAQIFSMLLVGLLASSILLWVRDLLTLFIVLVLLVLVLAQIKYSSQKYLQKFLQVTGLLVLINSLMSPLYLLDGQARGDGAALADITYIPEIIWVVIWFSAALLATYKLSKISFRSTR; translated from the coding sequence TTGCCTGATTCATCGGATAAAAAATACCGCTCATCCACAGATAAAACCACCAAAAGCTTGAGCCATAAATTCCAATTTTGGTTGATGTTTTTAACGGCGGTAATTATTTTACAGTTACCTTTTATTTCCATACCCTTTAAATGGTTAGAAAGCTATTTCCATGAGATTAGCCATGGTTTAACTGCGCTATTAACCGGCGGAAGTATTATACAAATTCAATTGTTTCCTAATGGCGCTGGATTATGTACAACTCGTGGCGGCTCAGCTTTTTTTATTAGCTTAATGGGTTACGGTGGCGCAATATTGTGGGGCAGTTTACTATTCTACTTAGCGTCAAGTCATCGCAGAATTGCCCAGATTTTTTCTATGTTGCTAGTCGGTCTACTCGCCAGTAGTATATTATTGTGGGTTCGCGATTTATTAACTTTATTCATTGTTTTAGTTTTGCTTGTTTTAGTGCTGGCGCAAATAAAGTACTCTTCACAAAAGTATCTGCAAAAGTTCTTACAAGTTACGGGTTTATTAGTATTAATTAATAGTTTAATGAGTCCACTTTATTTACTTGATGGCCAAGCTCGAGGCGACGGTGCAGCTTTAGCTGATATCACTTATATTCCAGAAATAATTTGGGTTGTTATTTGGTTTTCAGCTGCATTGCTGGCCACCTATAAACTCAGTAAAATATCATTTCGCAGTACACGTTAG
- a CDS encoding thiopurine S-methyltransferase, which yields MDNSFWHKCWERNTLGFHQRDVHPLLSQYFEQLTLPSDRHVFVPLCGKTLDMAYLARFMQVTGSELSDIACKDFFLENNIEYQKQTLGAFEQYSCPQLSLLQGDFFQLSSKAVDSIDWIYDRAALIALPASMQQQYVEHLKTFFSAQTRLFLVTVEFPKEQLNGPPFAVTETDVKSLFSGYNIEYIAKNEIKDKQFAQRTFEVDYLLEKLYIISLEN from the coding sequence ATGGATAACAGTTTTTGGCATAAATGTTGGGAGCGCAACACACTGGGATTCCACCAGCGTGACGTGCACCCTTTGTTATCTCAATACTTTGAACAATTGACACTGCCCTCAGACCGGCATGTATTCGTGCCGTTATGCGGTAAAACGCTTGATATGGCGTATTTAGCAAGGTTTATGCAAGTTACAGGCAGTGAATTAAGTGACATTGCCTGTAAAGACTTCTTTCTTGAAAATAACATTGAGTACCAAAAGCAGACTTTAGGTGCATTCGAGCAATATTCTTGCCCACAGCTTTCATTACTTCAAGGTGACTTTTTCCAGCTTTCTTCAAAGGCAGTTGACAGCATAGATTGGATATATGATCGTGCAGCGTTAATTGCGCTACCAGCGTCTATGCAACAGCAATATGTTGAGCACTTAAAAACGTTTTTCTCGGCGCAAACGCGGTTGTTTTTAGTGACAGTAGAGTTTCCAAAAGAGCAGTTGAATGGTCCACCATTTGCCGTTACTGAAACTGATGTGAAAAGCCTGTTTTCAGGTTATAACATTGAATACATTGCGAAGAATGAGATTAAAGATAAGCAATTTGCGCAGCGGACATTTGAGGTCGATTACTTGCTTGAAAAGCTTTATATCATTTCACTCGAGAATTAA
- a CDS encoding transcriptional regulator GcvA yields MANRLPPLNALRAFEASARQLSFTRAAEELFVTQAAISHQIKALEDNLGIKLFMRKNRSLLLTEEGQSYYLDIKDVFNALHDATERLLARGEKGAITVSLQPSFAIQWLVPRLNTFSLLHPDIDVRIKAVDQPENSLTEDVDLAIYYGRGRWKGIHAEQLHTEYLIPVCSPLLLAGNKPLDKIEDLANHTLLHDTSRRDWKRWFKHVDVRGGNVNHGPIFSHSAMVLQAAIHGQGVALAHSVLAKPDIDSGRLVCPFKDVLISKNSYYIVCREQQLELGKIAAFREWVLQTVADEQTIIDEGQVV; encoded by the coding sequence TTGGCTAATAGACTCCCGCCACTTAATGCTTTAAGGGCTTTTGAAGCATCGGCAAGGCAGTTGAGTTTTACGCGGGCAGCTGAAGAGTTATTCGTCACTCAAGCTGCCATCAGTCATCAAATAAAAGCTTTGGAAGATAATTTAGGCATAAAATTATTTATGCGTAAAAATAGATCTTTGTTACTGACAGAAGAAGGTCAGTCATACTATCTCGATATTAAAGATGTTTTTAATGCGTTGCATGATGCTACCGAAAGACTGTTAGCTCGCGGTGAAAAAGGCGCTATAACGGTAAGCTTGCAACCCAGCTTCGCCATTCAGTGGCTAGTGCCTAGGTTAAACACCTTCAGCTTATTACACCCAGATATTGATGTGCGTATTAAAGCGGTAGATCAACCTGAAAATTCGCTTACTGAAGATGTAGATTTAGCCATATATTATGGTAGAGGTCGCTGGAAAGGCATTCATGCAGAGCAGTTACATACCGAATATTTGATCCCCGTTTGTTCTCCGCTATTATTAGCAGGTAATAAGCCCTTAGATAAAATTGAAGACTTAGCAAATCATACGCTGTTGCATGATACATCAAGAAGAGACTGGAAAAGATGGTTTAAGCATGTTGACGTCAGGGGAGGGAATGTCAATCATGGGCCAATTTTTAGTCACTCTGCTATGGTGTTACAAGCAGCTATTCATGGACAAGGCGTAGCGCTCGCCCATAGTGTATTAGCTAAACCTGACATTGATAGTGGTCGATTGGTTTGTCCATTCAAAGACGTTTTAATCAGCAAAAACTCTTACTACATTGTTTGTCGAGAGCAGCAACTTGAATTAGGTAAAATAGCTGCGTTTCGAGAATGGGTATTACAAACTGTGGCTGACGAGCAAACAATTATTGATGAAGGGCAGGTAGTGTGA
- the fadD gene encoding long-chain-fatty-acid--CoA ligase FadD produces MEKIWLEKSYPPGVPFEIDPDKYASIVDMFHKYTKVYADRAAFINMGAEISYTELAEQAAAFAAYLQQDLGLVKGDKFAIMVPNCLQYPIALFGALLAGLTVVNVNPLYTARELEHQLKDSNTKAILIIQNFASILEKVIDKTPVEKVILTSLGDRLGTVKGAIVNGVVKYIKKMVPAFNLNNVEHFNKALAKGSKLTFSPVKLCGEDLAFLQYTGGTTGVSKGAMLTHRNMVANLEQAKAAIKPQLEEGKELVVTALPLYHIFALTANCLTFITLGGTNLLITNPRDMPGFVKELGKYDFTAITGVNTLFNGLLNTPGFSELDFSKLKLSLGGGMAVQRPVAEKWESVTKTRLLEGYGLTECAPLVTLCPYNQEHYSGTIGLPASSTDIRIVLEDGSEAKIGEPGEMWVKGPQVMKGYYNRQDATDEILKDGWLATGDIACMDENGFFKIVDRKKDMIIVSGFNVFPNEIEEVVASHPGVLEAAAVGIPHEASGEIVKIFVVRKDPKLTEAALIKHCRENLTNYKVPKLVEFRDELPKSNVGKILRRELR; encoded by the coding sequence GTGGAAAAAATTTGGCTTGAGAAGAGTTATCCTCCCGGCGTTCCATTTGAAATTGATCCTGATAAATACGCTTCAATTGTCGATATGTTCCATAAATATACTAAGGTTTATGCCGATCGTGCTGCCTTTATTAATATGGGTGCGGAAATTAGTTATACTGAACTTGCTGAACAAGCCGCTGCATTTGCTGCCTATTTACAACAGGACTTAGGTTTAGTTAAAGGTGATAAGTTTGCCATTATGGTTCCAAACTGTTTGCAATATCCTATTGCACTCTTTGGAGCCTTGTTAGCCGGCTTAACTGTTGTAAATGTTAACCCGCTATACACTGCACGTGAATTAGAGCATCAATTAAAAGATTCGAATACTAAAGCGATTTTGATTATTCAAAACTTTGCCAGTATTTTGGAAAAAGTGATTGATAAAACGCCTGTTGAAAAAGTTATTTTAACTTCACTTGGTGATCGCTTAGGCACAGTAAAAGGTGCGATTGTTAATGGCGTTGTTAAATATATCAAAAAAATGGTGCCCGCCTTTAATCTCAACAATGTTGAACACTTTAATAAAGCGTTAGCGAAAGGGAGCAAATTAACTTTTAGCCCAGTTAAGCTTTGTGGCGAAGATTTGGCCTTTTTGCAATATACCGGCGGAACAACAGGTGTTTCAAAGGGCGCAATGTTAACGCATCGCAATATGGTTGCTAATTTAGAGCAAGCCAAAGCGGCGATTAAACCACAATTAGAAGAAGGTAAAGAGCTCGTTGTTACCGCGTTACCGCTTTATCATATCTTTGCTTTGACCGCGAATTGCCTGACCTTTATTACTTTAGGTGGTACAAATTTACTGATCACCAACCCACGTGATATGCCAGGGTTTGTCAAAGAGTTAGGAAAATATGACTTCACGGCGATTACCGGTGTAAATACTTTATTTAATGGTTTATTAAATACGCCAGGTTTTAGTGAGCTAGACTTTTCTAAGTTAAAGTTATCATTGGGCGGTGGTATGGCTGTTCAACGCCCGGTTGCTGAAAAGTGGGAAAGTGTCACGAAAACACGCTTGCTTGAAGGCTACGGACTGACAGAGTGCGCACCTTTAGTAACTTTATGCCCATACAACCAAGAACATTACAGTGGCACCATTGGCTTACCTGCATCCTCAACTGATATTCGTATTGTATTAGAAGATGGTAGTGAGGCCAAGATTGGCGAGCCAGGCGAAATGTGGGTTAAAGGCCCGCAAGTGATGAAAGGTTACTATAACCGTCAAGACGCTACCGATGAAATCTTAAAAGATGGCTGGCTAGCAACGGGCGATATTGCCTGCATGGACGAAAATGGCTTTTTCAAAATTGTTGATCGTAAAAAAGATATGATTATTGTTTCTGGCTTTAATGTCTTTCCAAATGAGATTGAAGAAGTGGTAGCGAGCCATCCTGGCGTATTAGAAGCAGCCGCGGTGGGTATTCCACATGAAGCAAGTGGTGAAATAGTCAAAATATTTGTTGTGCGCAAAGATCCTAAATTGACCGAGGCCGCGTTAATTAAACATTGTCGTGAAAACTTAACTAATTACAAAGTGCCTAAACTTGTTGAGTTTCGTGACGAGTTGCCAAAATCTAATGTCGGTAAAATCTTACGACGTGAACTGCGTTAA
- the sohB gene encoding protease SohB: protein MEFLYEYGLFLAKAITFVIAVIAIIIAIASSAMKQGGKKGELEITDLSEQYTEVEEDITHHLLSKEELKEKEKKDKKAEKEQAKIAKKASKDESEEKTVTPRLFVVDFNGSIDAKEVGSLREEISAILTVAQPTDEVFVRLESGGGMVHGYGLAASQLDRVRQKNIPLTASVDKVAASGGYMMACVANKIVSAPFAIIGSIGVIAQVPNFHKLLKKNDVDFEQFTAGEFKRTVTMFGENTEKGREKFVEELEETHVLFKNFVSEHRPSLDIAKVATGEHWFGTQAKDLGLVDELETSDDYLQARCKSHKIVQIKYATKKGLAEKFSKAASLSFDAIISKVWQNNRIFPG from the coding sequence TTGGAATTTTTGTATGAATACGGCTTGTTTTTAGCAAAAGCCATCACATTTGTTATAGCCGTAATTGCTATTATTATTGCCATCGCGTCGTCAGCAATGAAACAAGGCGGTAAAAAAGGTGAGTTAGAAATCACGGACTTGTCAGAGCAATATACTGAAGTAGAGGAAGATATTACTCATCATTTATTATCTAAAGAAGAGTTAAAAGAAAAAGAGAAAAAAGATAAAAAAGCTGAAAAAGAGCAAGCAAAAATAGCGAAGAAAGCCAGTAAAGACGAAAGTGAAGAAAAAACCGTTACACCGCGTTTATTTGTTGTAGATTTTAATGGCAGTATTGATGCGAAAGAAGTTGGTTCGTTACGCGAAGAAATTAGCGCAATATTAACTGTAGCTCAGCCAACTGATGAAGTTTTTGTGCGCTTAGAAAGTGGCGGCGGCATGGTACATGGCTATGGCTTAGCAGCGTCGCAACTTGATCGTGTTCGTCAAAAAAATATTCCATTAACCGCATCTGTTGATAAAGTAGCAGCAAGTGGCGGCTACATGATGGCCTGTGTCGCTAATAAAATAGTGTCGGCACCGTTTGCCATTATTGGTTCTATTGGTGTTATTGCTCAAGTGCCAAATTTTCATAAGTTATTAAAGAAAAACGATGTCGACTTTGAACAGTTCACTGCCGGTGAGTTTAAACGCACTGTGACTATGTTTGGTGAAAACACGGAGAAAGGTCGTGAGAAGTTTGTTGAAGAACTTGAAGAAACTCATGTGTTATTTAAGAACTTTGTCAGTGAACATCGTCCAAGTCTAGATATTGCTAAAGTAGCAACTGGTGAGCACTGGTTTGGCACACAAGCTAAGGATTTAGGGCTTGTTGATGAATTAGAAACCAGTGACGATTATCTGCAAGCGCGTTGTAAATCTCATAAAATAGTACAAATTAAGTATGCAACGAAAAAAGGCTTAGCTGAAAAGTTTTCAAAAGCGGCGTCTTTATCGTTTGATGCTATCATCAGTAAGGTTTGGCAAAATAACCGGATTTTTCCAGGTTAA
- a CDS encoding alpha/beta hydrolase, translating to MPTSHIFNTVEFDVNGRKISGISNGNEQGALLLCLHGWLDNAASFQPLMPYLSHYHVIAIDWPGHGLSVHRSEDAHYHFLDWVYDLIALFRSQQWQAIDLLGHSMGGMVATAFAAAFPEHVKSLTLIDAIGLLTSAETTTTTQLRKGLLSRLSRGTKAKKYHTSLESAVEARVLVSDLSQENAALIVNRGIEETAAGFSWRSDSRLRTISTYRFTMAQAQQLVADINIPVQLLYGSKGMDMVTKGLKHFSPLFKNLQKHKLIGGHHVHMEQPEQAAMLLNTFIQQVEQEQA from the coding sequence ATGCCAACTTCTCACATATTTAACACAGTAGAATTCGATGTTAACGGCCGAAAAATTAGTGGCATAAGTAATGGTAATGAGCAGGGGGCGTTGCTTTTATGTTTGCATGGTTGGCTCGACAATGCTGCCAGTTTTCAACCACTGATGCCGTACTTATCACACTATCATGTAATCGCTATTGATTGGCCTGGGCATGGGTTATCTGTTCACCGCAGCGAAGATGCACATTATCATTTCTTAGATTGGGTCTATGACTTAATTGCTTTGTTTCGCTCACAGCAATGGCAAGCTATTGATTTGCTTGGTCACTCAATGGGAGGAATGGTAGCGACTGCCTTCGCAGCAGCATTTCCTGAACATGTGAAGTCATTAACCTTAATTGACGCTATCGGACTTTTAACTTCAGCCGAAACCACCACAACAACACAATTGCGCAAAGGATTATTAAGTCGATTATCCCGCGGCACTAAAGCTAAAAAATATCATACTAGTCTCGAATCTGCTGTTGAGGCAAGGGTATTGGTATCGGATTTAAGCCAAGAAAATGCTGCACTAATCGTTAATCGAGGTATTGAGGAAACAGCAGCAGGTTTTAGCTGGCGCTCAGACAGTCGTTTACGCACTATTTCGACGTATCGATTTACCATGGCACAAGCACAACAACTTGTTGCGGATATAAATATACCTGTGCAATTGCTTTATGGCAGCAAAGGTATGGATATGGTAACTAAAGGGCTAAAACATTTTAGTCCGTTGTTTAAAAATCTACAAAAGCACAAATTGATAGGCGGGCATCATGTTCACATGGAACAACCCGAGCAGGCTGCTATGCTATTAAATACGTTTATTCAACAGGTAGAGCAAGAACAAGCGTAA
- a CDS encoding alpha/beta family hydrolase: protein MSNNKSIETNELTANNEINISSELTVAEDAKALVIFAHGAGADMHHQYIEELVQLMNAQQLNVLRFNFPFMDKRKLDGKRRPPDRMPALVACYQSILANITTTLPIYIAGKSMGGRVAAILAGDKDLMKAHLIRGVICLGYPFHPVKKPEKLRLVPLQETQLPVLILQGQRDALGSEIEINEYEVSTYCQLHFFNDGDHDLKPRVKSGYNLKQHQSTAVNTMRRFIDEINNCC, encoded by the coding sequence GTGAGCAACAACAAATCTATTGAAACTAATGAGTTAACAGCAAATAACGAGATAAATATTAGCAGCGAACTAACTGTCGCAGAAGATGCGAAAGCATTAGTCATATTTGCTCATGGTGCTGGTGCAGATATGCATCATCAATACATAGAGGAACTTGTTCAGTTGATGAATGCTCAACAATTGAACGTCTTGCGCTTTAACTTTCCATTCATGGATAAGCGAAAACTTGACGGTAAAAGGAGGCCGCCTGATAGAATGCCCGCGTTAGTTGCTTGCTATCAGTCAATCCTTGCCAATATAACGACGACACTACCGATATATATTGCTGGGAAGTCTATGGGGGGAAGAGTAGCTGCCATATTGGCTGGAGATAAAGACTTGATGAAAGCTCATCTAATTCGTGGTGTTATTTGTTTAGGTTACCCGTTTCATCCGGTAAAAAAACCAGAGAAACTGCGTTTAGTGCCTCTGCAAGAAACTCAGCTGCCGGTGTTGATACTTCAAGGTCAAAGAGATGCACTCGGCAGTGAAATAGAAATAAATGAATATGAAGTATCTACCTACTGCCAGTTACATTTTTTTAATGATGGTGATCATGATTTAAAGCCACGGGTAAAATCTGGCTATAACTTAAAACAACATCAAAGTACTGCGGTGAATACAATGAGGCGTTTTATCGATGAAATTAATAACTGTTGCTAA
- a CDS encoding YciK family oxidoreductase — translation MFDYAITPQILANKTILITGAGAGIGRQAALTYAELGATVILLGKTVAKLEAVYDDILAKGYPEPAIVPLDLKGATKQNYIDLAATIENQFSQLDGALLNASILGELTPFNQIHQQTWQDVMQVNVNAQFLLAQALLPVLLKSKSSSLVFTSSGVGNKGKAYWGAYSVSKFATEGMMQVIADEYDNSVLRTNAINPGGTNTNMRSVAYPAENKATIASPEDIMPLYVYLMADDSKAINGQRLNAQ, via the coding sequence ATGTTTGACTACGCAATAACACCACAGATTTTAGCGAACAAAACCATTCTAATTACCGGTGCAGGTGCAGGTATTGGCCGCCAAGCAGCATTAACTTATGCGGAATTAGGCGCTACGGTTATTTTATTAGGTAAAACCGTTGCAAAGCTCGAAGCGGTTTATGATGATATTCTAGCCAAAGGTTATCCTGAACCTGCCATCGTCCCTCTGGATTTAAAAGGCGCGACGAAACAAAATTATATCGATTTAGCCGCCACAATAGAGAATCAATTTAGCCAATTAGATGGCGCGCTACTTAATGCTTCAATATTAGGCGAGTTGACACCATTCAACCAAATTCATCAACAAACTTGGCAAGACGTCATGCAAGTTAACGTTAATGCGCAGTTTTTATTAGCACAAGCATTGTTACCTGTACTATTAAAATCTAAAAGCTCTTCACTAGTATTTACTTCTTCAGGTGTGGGTAATAAAGGTAAGGCTTACTGGGGTGCTTATAGCGTTTCTAAATTTGCTACAGAAGGCATGATGCAAGTTATTGCTGATGAGTACGATAATAGTGTCCTTAGAACTAACGCCATTAATCCAGGCGGCACAAATACAAATATGCGCTCAGTTGCTTACCCTGCCGAGAACAAAGCGACTATCGCCTCTCCAGAAGATATTATGCCACTTTACGTATATTTGATGGCAGACGATAGTAAAGCAATTAACGGTCAAAGATTGAACGCACAATAG
- the tsaB gene encoding tRNA (adenosine(37)-N6)-threonylcarbamoyltransferase complex dimerization subunit type 1 TsaB has product MNFLAIDASTEACSVAIKYNDKQFSEYELCPQSHSLRLLPMIDSVLKQANVKLTELDGIIFGQGPGSFTGVRIGIGVTQGLAFSAELSARGVSTLQAMAQQAFDEKGEGKVIAAIDARMSEVYTCYFEVDEQGIMQPKTEETVLKPEFVAQYYQDLAIPAYGVGTGWDAYPELTALKSNADSPEILFPTALAMLTLGQVDFSQHCVDAENAQPKYVRDTVSWKKLPGR; this is encoded by the coding sequence GTGAATTTTTTGGCCATTGATGCCTCAACTGAAGCTTGTTCAGTCGCAATTAAATATAATGATAAACAGTTTAGTGAATATGAACTGTGTCCTCAGTCTCATAGCTTGCGTTTACTGCCGATGATCGACAGCGTGTTAAAGCAGGCGAACGTTAAATTAACTGAGCTTGATGGTATTATTTTTGGCCAAGGGCCGGGGAGTTTTACCGGCGTACGAATTGGAATTGGTGTTACTCAAGGATTAGCATTTTCTGCAGAGCTTTCTGCACGGGGAGTGTCTACTTTACAAGCGATGGCTCAGCAAGCTTTTGATGAAAAAGGCGAGGGCAAAGTTATCGCCGCAATAGATGCCCGCATGTCAGAAGTTTATACTTGTTACTTCGAAGTTGATGAACAAGGGATTATGCAACCGAAAACTGAAGAAACGGTGCTAAAACCTGAGTTTGTTGCTCAATATTATCAAGACCTAGCTATACCCGCTTATGGTGTTGGCACAGGGTGGGATGCTTACCCTGAATTAACCGCCTTAAAATCAAATGCTGATTCGCCTGAAATTTTGTTTCCAACTGCTTTGGCTATGTTAACACTTGGGCAAGTGGATTTTTCACAACACTGTGTTGATGCAGAAAATGCACAGCCAAAGTATGTGCGCGATACTGTTTCATGGAAAAAGCTACCAGGAAGGTAA
- a CDS encoding VolA/Pla-1 family phospholipase: MKKLVLSLAIASTLGLSACGDETIQDVEKEVVENGSAVTATARVKFDPAAGAAGLSIPNDLIFSGTVDGTLEIPVDDPTDGSDPFVAISALDGWSISQPFSLGIEFPAGTSLDGSSVSDPASVRIFEAVMGGNANDSDCTAVTRGLACKIVGELTFGQDFVTQMSADGISVAVIPMQPLKAETTYIMMMSNNLRDNNGKAIAGSSTYELARQDINTLPLGNESQLGLQAAINSYEAALVAAGVDSDTIIYSAAMTTQSTTRVLSTVKSLMAAGVPQMVANAQSGNPAIGVQDTGISVATVLTGLIPANLIPFYSAANYIRGSITLPYYSGVPSAENPLAPVNDWWRARCDSGATLAGLAAANPAAIPAGPLDANDGFCMNFGLRDLSSVMAIDTERNLTKFNPIPATSAMLPIDVQMTTPDLAWANPVRANMGLPALEEPENGWPVAMLVHGITSTKEQMLPITGILSVFGIATIAIDQPLHGSRGFDLNGDDVDDINTSTVSTLHYVNLGSMLTMRDNTRQSTADLLGLRLGMNFLGGAHVEGNPIKIDSSKVHLLGHSLGGIYGMNTVGLANTELNPQIDGLFKIASTSLAMPGLMLANFGIDSPAFEGLAKSNLTLQLSPEFKAAVDATLPANYSQSELSDFYFVFYNSLTAEQKATLDGGFAQFTFAAQTVTDSGDPIAYVQTLAATETPTHLIEVVGNGGDNLPDQTVTNRAPFTPMGGTEPAIAFLGLQGVSETTSGSGAVRFIHGHHSSILDPRPDAAGASQDAELSARATQEMQTQVATFFASMGQLITITDAAVVKQD; the protein is encoded by the coding sequence ATGAAAAAGCTAGTACTCAGTCTCGCAATAGCCAGTACCTTAGGGTTAAGTGCTTGTGGCGACGAAACTATACAAGATGTTGAAAAAGAAGTTGTTGAAAACGGCTCAGCTGTTACGGCAACAGCTCGCGTTAAATTCGATCCAGCAGCGGGTGCTGCAGGACTTTCAATTCCGAATGATTTAATTTTCTCAGGCACTGTTGACGGCACTTTAGAAATACCTGTTGACGACCCAACTGATGGCTCAGATCCTTTTGTTGCTATCAGTGCCCTTGACGGTTGGTCTATTTCCCAACCTTTTTCACTGGGTATTGAATTCCCAGCTGGTACTTCCTTAGATGGCAGCAGTGTTTCTGATCCTGCGTCAGTAAGAATTTTTGAAGCCGTTATGGGCGGAAATGCTAACGACAGTGATTGTACAGCTGTGACACGTGGACTTGCTTGTAAAATTGTTGGAGAACTAACATTTGGACAAGATTTCGTCACGCAAATGTCTGCCGATGGCATTAGTGTTGCTGTGATACCGATGCAACCGCTAAAAGCTGAAACCACTTACATTATGATGATGAGCAATAATCTTCGTGATAATAATGGTAAAGCTATCGCAGGTTCTAGTACTTATGAATTAGCACGCCAAGATATTAACACCTTACCGTTAGGTAATGAGTCACAATTAGGCCTACAAGCCGCTATTAACAGCTACGAAGCTGCACTTGTTGCTGCGGGTGTTGACAGCGACACTATTATTTATAGTGCAGCGATGACGACTCAGTCTACAACACGAGTATTAAGCACCGTTAAGTCATTGATGGCAGCGGGCGTACCGCAAATGGTCGCTAATGCACAGTCAGGTAATCCTGCCATTGGTGTTCAAGATACCGGTATCTCAGTGGCTACAGTTCTAACGGGTTTGATTCCCGCTAACCTAATACCATTTTATTCTGCGGCTAACTATATTCGTGGTTCAATAACACTGCCTTACTATTCTGGTGTGCCTTCTGCAGAAAACCCATTAGCACCGGTTAATGATTGGTGGCGTGCACGTTGTGATTCAGGTGCAACACTTGCTGGTTTAGCAGCTGCAAACCCAGCGGCAATTCCTGCAGGACCGTTAGATGCAAATGATGGCTTTTGTATGAACTTTGGCTTACGTGATTTAAGCTCAGTAATGGCGATTGATACTGAACGTAACTTAACTAAGTTCAACCCAATTCCAGCAACAAGTGCAATGTTGCCCATTGACGTACAAATGACTACGCCAGATTTAGCTTGGGCTAACCCTGTGCGTGCTAACATGGGATTACCAGCGCTAGAAGAGCCTGAAAATGGCTGGCCAGTAGCCATGTTAGTGCATGGTATTACATCGACTAAAGAACAAATGTTACCGATTACAGGCATACTATCAGTATTTGGCATCGCCACTATTGCGATTGATCAGCCTCTACATGGTAGTCGTGGTTTTGATTTAAACGGTGATGATGTTGACGATATTAATACCAGTACTGTATCGACATTACATTATGTAAACTTGGGCAGCATGTTAACCATGCGTGATAATACCCGTCAAAGTACAGCTGATTTATTAGGTTTACGTCTAGGCATGAACTTTTTAGGCGGTGCACATGTTGAAGGGAATCCGATCAAAATAGATAGCTCGAAAGTGCATCTTTTAGGTCATTCATTAGGCGGCATCTACGGCATGAATACCGTAGGTTTAGCTAATACTGAGTTAAATCCGCAAATCGATGGCTTGTTTAAGATTGCCAGTACGTCTTTAGCTATGCCAGGACTAATGCTAGCTAACTTCGGTATTGATTCTCCTGCATTTGAAGGTTTAGCTAAATCGAATCTTACCTTGCAGTTATCACCCGAGTTCAAAGCGGCGGTTGATGCAACTTTACCTGCTAATTATAGCCAAAGCGAATTGAGTGATTTCTATTTTGTATTTTATAACAGTTTAACTGCTGAGCAAAAAGCAACATTGGATGGTGGTTTTGCACAATTTACTTTTGCAGCGCAAACCGTGACAGATTCTGGAGATCCTATTGCTTATGTTCAAACATTAGCTGCGACTGAAACACCAACGCACTTAATAGAAGTAGTAGGTAATGGTGGTGATAACTTACCAGACCAAACGGTAACTAATAGAGCGCCGTTTACGCCTATGGGGGGTACTGAACCTGCAATTGCTTTCCTTGGACTGCAAGGCGTTAGCGAAACAACTTCAGGCTCAGGTGCGGTAAGGTTTATTCATGGTCATCATAGTTCAATACTTGACCCTCGCCCAGATGCTGCAGGTGCTTCTCAAGATGCTGAATTAAGCGCACGAGCAACGCAAGAAATGCAAACGCAAGTCGCAACATTCTTCGCGAGTATGGGACAATTGATTACAATAACGGATGCTGCTGTTGTAAAACAAGACTAA